In Nocardia higoensis, the genomic window GATCGTGTTCGCGGTACCGGGCGCGATCCGGGCGACCTCTCCGTCGACTGCGGTCTCGCGCAGCGCCGCGGCGAGCGTGGACTCGTCGAGGTCGCGCAGTTCGCCACGCCCGAACAGCGCCTGGCTCGCCAGCTGCACGGCCTTGGTGTTCTCCTCGCCGTGTACCAGCGTGGTCATCTCGGCCGCGAGCCTGCGCTGGGCCTCCCGCGCGTGCGGACGCTCGGCGGTGGCCTGCTCGAGATCGGCCAGCTCCTCCCGGCCGAGGAAGGTGAACCAACGCAGGTACTTGACGACGTCGGCGTCCGCGGTGTTCACGAAGTACTGGTACCAGGCGTACGGACTGGTCATCTCGGGGTCGAGCCAGAGGCTGCCGCCACCGGTGGACTTGCCGAACTTCTTGCCGTCGGCCGAAGTCACCAGGGGCACGGTCAAAGCGTGCACGCTCTCGCCGTCGACGCGGCGGTTGAGCTCGACACCGGAGATGATGTTGCCCCATTGATCGGAGCCGCCGACCTGCAGCCGGCAACCGTAGGCGCGACGCAACTGCAGGTAGTCGTTGGCCTGCAGCAGCATGTAGCTGAACTCGGTGTAGGAGATGCCCTCGCCCTCCAACCTGCGCTTGACGGTGTCGCGGGCCAGCATGACGTTGATGGAGAAGTGCTTGCCGATGTCGCGCAGGAAGTCGACGACGCTCAGCGGGCCGGTCCAGTCCATGTTGTTCGCGATGATCGCGCCGGTCGGCGAATCGTCGATGTCGACGAAGCGCTCGAGCTGGGAACGGATACGGCCGGCCCACTCGGCGACGGTGTCGGTGGAGTTCATGGTGCGCTCGCCGACGTCACGGGGGTCACCGATGAGTCCGGTGGCCCCGCCGGCGAGCACGATCGGCCGGTGACCGGCGCGCTGGAAGCGCTTCAGGGCCAGCAGTGGCACCAGGTGCCCGGCGTGCAGGCTGGCCGCGGTGGGATCGAACCCGGCATAGAGGGTCAGCGGCCCACCGGCCAGTGCCGAACGCAGGGCGTCGAGGTCGGTGGACTGTGCGATCAGTCCGCGCCAGGTCAGTTCATCGATGATGTCGCCGCTCACGCCGTCCCATCTTTCCGCACCACTGTCCTGCGCCGATGCGCAGGTGCCGCCGGAAGCGGATGGCTTCCGGCGGCACGGCGCCGAGGCCGCCGGCGGCAGCGCAGACCACTGCGGGAGCGTAACCCGTGGCGGGGTCGAACCTGGTAGTACCGGTGCGGCGCGCGCGTCTCAGCGGGCACGGGGACTGCGCCGGTAGGTGGAGATCGCGGGGGCGGACGGTAGCCAGAAGCGCCAGGGGCGGTCGGCGGCGGTACTGACGCCGACACGTGGGCCGCTGGCGATCGCCTCGTCGGGCACAGGGTCGGCGAGTTCGAGACGGATCGGCGAGTCCGGGGCGAACAGCGGCGTCCCGTAGTCGGTGAGGGTGATGCCGAGGGCGGTGCCGAGGTTGCCGGGCCCGCGAGCGAGGTCCGCGTCGGTTCGGGCGGTGGGTCGCCGGGTACGCACGAGGTCGACGCCTTCGATCACCTCGCCCGCGCGCAGCAGCACGGCGCTCGCCGTCTCGTCGGGCCCGGTCGTGACATTGATGCAGGTGTGCATGCCGTAACTCAGATACACGTAGAGATGGCCGGCCGGACCGAACATCACGGCATTACGCCTGGTGCGTCCCCGGCCGGAGTGCGAGGCGGGGTCGGGCCAGGGGCCGGCCGGATCGCCGCCGTAGGCCTCCACCTCGACCAGCCGGATCGCGGTCGCGCCGGAGCGCAGAGTGGCGCCGAGCAGGCGGCGAGCGGCGGCGGGGGGTTCGACGATCAGTTCTTCGGCGGCGACGATTTCTTCGGCGGACACGCGGCCATTGTGCTCGATACCCGTCGCGTGAGAGACCGCCGGCGACCGCGCCTGAACACCGCAGCGGTCGCTCGAGCTGTCCTTCGTGGTCGCGGAGATGCCGGGCTGATACCCGACGCCGCTGATCCCTGACACCGCTGATCCCTGACGCCGCAGCCGGGTACGCCGGGACGGTGCCCGGTTGCGGTCGCCGCTACCGGAGGCACATAATTCGCCATATGATGAATTCACCACTCGATGAATTGAGGGCGTCGTGACCGGGCAGCCCATCCCCCGGCCGACCGGCTCCGAGCCCGGAGCGACCGCGGTCGACATCGAGGGTCTGATCGTCCGACGGGGGAAACGCGAAGTTCTGCACGGTGTTTCGCTGACGATCCCGACCGGCTCGATCACCGGCCTGCTCGGACCCTCCGGCTGCGGCAAGACGACCTTGATGCGGTGCGTCGTCGGCGCCCAGCTGGTGCGTTCGGGTCGGGTCACCGCGCTGGGCCTCCCCGCGGGCGCACGGGAACTGCGCCGACGGATCGGCTACGTCACGCAGGCGCCCAGCGTCTATCCCGATATCAGCGTGCGGGAGAACGTCGCGTATTTCGCCGCGTTGTCGGGGCGTGATCGCGACGATGTCGAGGAGGCGATCGAATCCGTCGGACTGCGTGATCACATGCGTGATCGCGTCGACGAACTCTCCGGCGGGCAGCAGACCAGGACCTCCCTGGCGTGCGCGCTGGTCGCGCGGCCCGATCTGCTGATCCTCGACGAACCGACCGTCGGTCTGGACCCGGTGCTGCGCGTCGAACTGTGGAAGAAGTTCCGCGAACTCGCCGCCGGGGGCACAACATTGCTGGTCTCGAGTCACGTGATGGACGAGGCCGACTACTGCGATCAACTGCTGCTGATGCGCGATGGCCGGCTGCTGGCCCACCTCAGCCCGGACGAACTGCGCGCCGAGACCGGCGAGAGCAACTTGGAACAAGCCTTCCTCGCCCTGATCACGACGGGACCGATCGCATGACGACTCTGCGCCCCTACACCGCCACCACCGGCCGGATCCTGCGTCAACTGCGCAACGACCACCGCACTGTCGTGCTGATCCTGGTGGTCCCCGCCGTGATGATGACGCTGCTGTATTTCGTCTATGCCGAGACCCCGGCGCAGTCCCAGGGACGCGCGCTGTTCGATCGGGTCGGCATCAGCATGCTCGGCATCCTGCCGTTCATCGTGATGTTCCTGGTCACCGCGATCGCCATGCAGCGCGAACGCACCTCGGGGACGCTCGAGCGACTGCTGTCCACGCCGCTGTCGAAGCTGGACCTGCTGGGCGGCTACGGGAGCGCGTTCTCGCTGGCCGCGGCCGCTCAGGCAAGCGTGGCGTGTCTGGTGTCGTTCGGGCTGCTCGGGTTGGAGGCGGCGGGCAGTGCCGGATGGGTGGTGCTGATCGCCGTGGTCGACGCGATCTGCGGGGTGGCGCTGGGCCTGCTGGCGAGTGCGTTCGCGCGCACCGAGTTCCAGGCGGTGCAGTTCATGCCGTTGGTGGTCACGCCACAGATCTTTCTGTGCGGACTGCTGGTGCCGCGTGATCAGCTGCCGCGCTGGCTCGAGATCATCAGCGACGTCTTACCCCTGAGTTATGCCGTCGACGCCCTCGAGCAGGTATCGCTTCATGCCGAGCCGACCGGACGGATGTGGCGGGATCTGCTGATCGTCGCGGCCTTCGCAGTCATCGCCTTGGTCATGGGCGCAGCGACGCTACGGCGGCGCAGCGCATGAACGAGCCGGGTGCGAAATCGGAGAGCCCGGGCAGGTCCGGTCGCCGACGCGGGCGGTCGGGGGCCAAGGAGGCGATCCTGGCCGCGGCCCGGGCACGATTCGCCGAGAACGGCTTCCACAAGACCTCGATCCGGTCGATCGCCGGCGACGCCGGTGTCGATCCGGCGCTGGTACACCATTATTTCGGCGCCAAACAGGAACTGTTCGCCGCCGTGGTCGACCTGCCCGTCGACCCGCAGGCGGTGCTCGCGGTCATCGACTCCGCGCCGGTCGGTGAGCTCGGCGCCGCGATCGTGCGCACCATCGTCGCCATCTGGGACTCCCCCGCCGGGCCCGCGGCCGTCGCCGCGGTGCGCAGCCTACTGGCCGGCGCCGATCCTGGGCTCACACGCAGTTTCGTGCTGGACGTCGTGCTGGAGCGGGTGCGATCCCGAATCGCGACCGAGGCCGACGACGGGCGTGCCCGGGTGGCCCTGGCCGCTTCGCAGCTGGCGGGAATCATGGTGGCGCGCAAGATCGTCGGCGTGGAGCCGCTGGCCTCGATGCCGCTCGACGAACTGGTCGCCGCGGTCGGGCCGACGCTGCAGCGCTACCTCACCGGCGACATCGCCGCCGGAACGAGCTGAGCGGCTCGGCCGGTCACTGCCCTGCCCGAGCGACCAACTTCTCGTGCTCGGCCTCGGACACGTCGCGGGCGTCGTCGACGAGCAGCACCGGGATGCCGTTGTCGATCGGGTAGGCGCGCCGCAAACGCGGGTTGTAGAGGATGTCCGCGCCCGAATCGTCGGCAACGAGCAGCAGCGGGCCCTTGTCCTGGGGGCAGGCCAGCAGTTCGAGCAGGGTGGGGTCCAAGGCGGTGCGCTCCGGCATGGTGCTGAACCTACCGGACCGTGCTGTTCGCCTCGACGGCCGGCCGACGGCGGAACGAGATGTGCCGGTGGCCGAAGAAGCCGGCGACCGCGACCAGTCCCATCACCACCACCGTCGAGGGCGCCTTCGGCAACCCGAGCACCGTCACCGCCAGCGACAACAGTGCCATGTTCAGCACCAGTCCCCCGGAATTCACGGCGACGAAGCCGAGGAAGTCGCGCAGCACCCGGCCGCGCACCCGGAAGACCAGTGTGCGGTGCAGGCCGAAGGCGACGACGACACTGATCGCGTAGGCGAGCGCGACGGCCGCCGACGGGGCCCACGCGGTGTCGGGCAGGAGGGTCAGCCAGGCCACGGTGAGTGCCGTGCCGAACACCGTGTTGAAGCCGCCGACCAGGGCATACACGACCTCCTGCCTGCGCAGTGTGCGCCGGATCAGGTCGGCTCGCCGGACGGTCGGCGTCGGCTCGGGGTGCGTGAGATCGGCGCCCCTCTGGTCGGCGTCCACACGGTCGGCGTTCATGAGGTCAGAGCGGATGGGCCCGGTCCGCGCGACGTCGGAATCCACCGGTCCGACGTCCACCGGACCACTGACCGCGCACTCTCTACGTGCGTCGTCGGCGCTCACGCGACCCCACTCACGGGGTGACACCCGTCGGTTCACGGTCGGCTTTCGGGTCTCGGATCGTCGGTATCGACGAAGCCGGCAGACCCGGCAGGATCGACGGTGCCCACGGAGTCGGCAGCACCGGCAGAGTCGATACCGGCAGAGTCCGTACTGTCGCCGACGCGGCGGCGCGACCGGACATACCACCATTGGAGCACTCCGAGACCGGCGAGACCGGCGATCATCGTGGCGATGCCGATCTTCCAGCCGGGCGGTCGCCAGGTCAGTACGAGTTCGGCGGCGTCGGTTCCCGGCGGGACCTCGACGGCGACGAAACTCTTGGCGACCGTGGTGATCGGGATCGACTCGCCATCCAGCGTCGCCCGGTAGCCGGGCCAGCCCAGCCGGGCGAACACCACCAGGCCGCCGTCGGGCGAGTCGACACGCAGCCTGCTGGTGGTGTCGGTTTCCGAGATCGACTCGGCCGTGACGTCCTCGGTGTGCGAGATGCGGCCGTTGACCGTCGAGATCGGTCCGCCGTCGCGTTCGAGCACGGCGATGTAGTCCTCGTGGCCGGGCAGGTCCACCCAGTGCCAGCCGTCCGGCACAGGCTGGTTCCTCGCGTCGGGGAACAGCGCGCGCTGCAGGACGACGCGATCGAGGTTCATCAGGTCGACCGGCGCGCGGCCGGTGACCTGTTCGGGGGCGAACAGGCGGCGGTAGGCGTCGGGGCAGACACTGCTGTCCCAGCGCATGCACAGCAGTTCGCCGAAGTAGAAGTGGCCGGTGGGGGTGTAGCCGTTGACGTAGGTCCGGTCCAGGGTGCGGGCGTAGTTGCCGAACACCAGCGAGCGGTAGGCGGCGTCGGGGTGGCGGTCCCGGTCCTGGAGCAGTCCGCGTTCGCCCAGTTGGATCGTGGTGCCGGGGAATTCGGGAAATGCTGCTTTGGCGTCGGAGCGGTCGGCGGGCAGGTTCCAGGCCATCGGTGTGGGCTGGGCGGCGCGGACCTGCAGGTAGGCGATCGGGAACATGGCCGCGATGGTGAGTGCGCAGGCGGCCGCGATGCCGCGCGTTCCGGCCAGGCGGACCACGGCGGCGCCCAGCGCCAGGATCGCCACGGCCGAGATCAGGTGCCAGAGCGCGCCGTCCGGATCGGCGGAGGCCGATCGCACCAACAGCAGCAGCACCAGCACACCGCCCGCGATCGCGCGGTTCTTCGGATCGCGGAAGGCGCCGTAGCGGCTGAGCAGCACGCACACCAGCACCAGCAGGCCGATGGCCAGCATGGGCAGCACCCGTGCGGGCCAGCGCAGTGGGCCGATCGTGCCGGGGCCCGCGATCCACATGAGCATGGTCACGGTGAAGATCGCGACCGCGCTCAGTTCGCGCCACGCCTGCTCGGCCCTGCGCCAGTCGACGAAAGCGAGGGCGGGAACGAGGAACCAGGCGATGTAGGTCGAAGGCAGCGGCTGCACATAGCCCCACCAGGACACATAGGCCGGCATGGTGCTGGGCAGGCTGGCGTTCAGCGATTCCGACCACGGCACGGTCAGGAATTGGTCGTTGACGATTTCGGAGACACCGCGCCAGGTCACTTTCGCGGACAGGAGGCTGGGCAGGAAGGTCAGCAGCCCGGCGAGGCCG contains:
- a CDS encoding GtrA family protein, producing the protein MNADRVDADQRGADLTHPEPTPTVRRADLIRRTLRRQEVVYALVGGFNTVFGTALTVAWLTLLPDTAWAPSAAVALAYAISVVVAFGLHRTLVFRVRGRVLRDFLGFVAVNSGGLVLNMALLSLAVTVLGLPKAPSTVVVMGLVAVAGFFGHRHISFRRRPAVEANSTVR
- the tyrS gene encoding tyrosine--tRNA ligase gives rise to the protein MSGDIIDELTWRGLIAQSTDLDALRSALAGGPLTLYAGFDPTAASLHAGHLVPLLALKRFQRAGHRPIVLAGGATGLIGDPRDVGERTMNSTDTVAEWAGRIRSQLERFVDIDDSPTGAIIANNMDWTGPLSVVDFLRDIGKHFSINVMLARDTVKRRLEGEGISYTEFSYMLLQANDYLQLRRAYGCRLQVGGSDQWGNIISGVELNRRVDGESVHALTVPLVTSADGKKFGKSTGGGSLWLDPEMTSPYAWYQYFVNTADADVVKYLRWFTFLGREELADLEQATAERPHAREAQRRLAAEMTTLVHGEENTKAVQLASQALFGRGELRDLDESTLAAALRETAVDGEVARIAPGTANTIVDLLVATGLSDSRGAARRTVNEGGASVNNQKIADPEWTPSEADYLHGRWLVVRRGKRNTAGAMRSEN
- a CDS encoding ABC transporter permease, producing the protein MTTLRPYTATTGRILRQLRNDHRTVVLILVVPAVMMTLLYFVYAETPAQSQGRALFDRVGISMLGILPFIVMFLVTAIAMQRERTSGTLERLLSTPLSKLDLLGGYGSAFSLAAAAQASVACLVSFGLLGLEAAGSAGWVVLIAVVDAICGVALGLLASAFARTEFQAVQFMPLVVTPQIFLCGLLVPRDQLPRWLEIISDVLPLSYAVDALEQVSLHAEPTGRMWRDLLIVAAFAVIALVMGAATLRRRSA
- a CDS encoding Trm112 family protein, whose amino-acid sequence is MPERTALDPTLLELLACPQDKGPLLLVADDSGADILYNPRLRRAYPIDNGIPVLLVDDARDVSEAEHEKLVARAGQ
- a CDS encoding TetR family transcriptional regulator encodes the protein MNEPGAKSESPGRSGRRRGRSGAKEAILAAARARFAENGFHKTSIRSIAGDAGVDPALVHHYFGAKQELFAAVVDLPVDPQAVLAVIDSAPVGELGAAIVRTIVAIWDSPAGPAAVAAVRSLLAGADPGLTRSFVLDVVLERVRSRIATEADDGRARVALAASQLAGIMVARKIVGVEPLASMPLDELVAAVGPTLQRYLTGDIAAGTS
- a CDS encoding DNA-3-methyladenine glycosylase, with product MSAEEIVAAEELIVEPPAAARRLLGATLRSGATAIRLVEVEAYGGDPAGPWPDPASHSGRGRTRRNAVMFGPAGHLYVYLSYGMHTCINVTTGPDETASAVLLRAGEVIEGVDLVRTRRPTARTDADLARGPGNLGTALGITLTDYGTPLFAPDSPIRLELADPVPDEAIASGPRVGVSTAADRPWRFWLPSAPAISTYRRSPRAR
- a CDS encoding ABC transporter ATP-binding protein; amino-acid sequence: MTGQPIPRPTGSEPGATAVDIEGLIVRRGKREVLHGVSLTIPTGSITGLLGPSGCGKTTLMRCVVGAQLVRSGRVTALGLPAGARELRRRIGYVTQAPSVYPDISVRENVAYFAALSGRDRDDVEEAIESVGLRDHMRDRVDELSGGQQTRTSLACALVARPDLLILDEPTVGLDPVLRVELWKKFRELAAGGTTLLVSSHVMDEADYCDQLLLMRDGRLLAHLSPDELRAETGESNLEQAFLALITTGPIA